One genomic region from Curtobacterium sp. 9128 encodes:
- a CDS encoding Gfo/Idh/MocA family oxidoreductase, with the protein MTTPLKLAVVGAGVIGRHHARVALANPDLDVVALVDAFPAAATSAADEIEASGAPRPLTTETIEEAIAQTDIDVVAICSPSGMHVALAEAALSKGKHVVIEKPLDTTMPRAREIARLAADAKGRGLVVSVISQHRFDPASQAVATAAHGGGFGRVTSGVASVAWYRSQGYYDSGDWRGTWELDGGGAVMNQGVHTVDLLVWTLGRPVEISAQVGLLAHDRIEVEDTAVATVRFDNGALGVIHCTTAAYPGLSARYAIYGTHGSAIVDDDRLAYFHVAPDAATLESASTTANATAVADAVDQKSEIVAPEHVVGGPQEPEHFLAGHGRQYADIVAAIRDGREPGVTVDAALVSLATVRGLYVSATLGQPVRIDDVIDGKYDDVVPVVAATEGATR; encoded by the coding sequence ATGACCACCCCACTGAAGCTGGCAGTCGTCGGCGCCGGCGTGATCGGACGCCACCACGCCCGTGTCGCCCTCGCGAACCCTGACCTCGACGTCGTCGCCCTCGTCGACGCCTTCCCGGCAGCGGCGACGAGCGCCGCCGACGAGATCGAGGCATCAGGCGCGCCCCGGCCGCTCACCACCGAGACCATCGAGGAAGCGATCGCCCAGACCGACATCGACGTCGTCGCGATCTGCTCTCCGTCCGGCATGCACGTCGCGCTCGCCGAAGCCGCGCTGTCGAAGGGCAAGCACGTCGTCATCGAGAAGCCCCTCGACACGACCATGCCCCGCGCCCGCGAGATCGCGCGCCTGGCCGCTGATGCGAAGGGTCGCGGGCTCGTCGTCAGCGTCATCAGCCAGCACCGGTTCGACCCCGCATCGCAGGCCGTCGCGACCGCGGCGCACGGCGGCGGGTTCGGTCGCGTGACCTCCGGTGTGGCGAGCGTCGCCTGGTACCGGTCGCAGGGCTACTACGACTCCGGTGACTGGCGCGGCACCTGGGAGCTCGACGGCGGCGGCGCGGTGATGAACCAGGGCGTGCACACCGTCGACCTCCTCGTGTGGACGCTCGGTCGCCCGGTGGAGATCTCCGCCCAGGTCGGCCTGCTCGCACACGACCGGATCGAGGTCGAGGACACCGCGGTCGCCACCGTGCGCTTCGACAACGGTGCCCTCGGTGTCATCCACTGCACCACGGCGGCCTACCCTGGACTCTCCGCCCGCTACGCGATCTACGGCACGCACGGGTCGGCCATCGTCGATGATGACCGGCTGGCGTACTTCCACGTCGCGCCGGACGCCGCGACGCTGGAGTCGGCGTCCACCACGGCGAACGCCACCGCGGTCGCCGACGCGGTCGACCAGAAGTCCGAGATCGTCGCACCCGAGCACGTGGTCGGCGGCCCGCAAGAGCCCGAGCACTTCCTCGCCGGCCACGGTCGGCAGTACGCGGACATCGTCGCGGCCATCCGTGACGGCCGGGAGCCCGGCGTGACGGTCGACGCCGCGCTGGTGTCGCTCGCCACCGTCCGCGGGCTGTACGTCAGCGCGACGCTCGGGCAGCCCGTGCGGATCGACGACGTGATCGACGGCAAGTACGACGACGTCGTCCCGGTCGTCGCAGCAACCGAAGGAGCCACCCGATGA
- a CDS encoding sugar phosphate isomerase/epimerase family protein, whose product MKFSVFTASTPDWTPEQAATTLAEQGWDGIEWRIVDDRPAEGTTVPDGRSFWAGNKSTWQFTGIRDRVGEIARITDQAGLEYSGIGGYQQASNRDGVETMLRVTSELGARQVRVSMPMYRQEKERTGETYTQVFDRTRADLEWAVSRATELGVKALVELHHMTITPSASAALRLVDGLDPEHVGVIHDLGNLVIEGHEDHLAAFELLGPYLAHVHVKNARWVDTGDTRADGSSIWQNEWAPLRTGQASVSEYFAALATHGYDGWVTIEDFSTDLPLETRTADNLAYLRSLAPVSA is encoded by the coding sequence ATGAAGTTCTCCGTCTTCACCGCATCGACACCGGACTGGACGCCCGAGCAGGCGGCGACCACGCTCGCCGAGCAGGGCTGGGACGGCATCGAGTGGCGCATCGTCGACGACCGTCCCGCCGAGGGCACGACCGTGCCGGACGGCCGCTCGTTCTGGGCCGGCAACAAGTCGACGTGGCAGTTCACCGGCATCCGGGACCGGGTCGGCGAGATCGCCCGCATCACCGACCAGGCCGGGCTCGAGTACTCCGGGATCGGCGGCTACCAGCAGGCGTCGAACCGCGACGGCGTCGAGACGATGCTCCGCGTCACGAGCGAGCTCGGCGCGCGCCAGGTCCGCGTCAGCATGCCGATGTACCGGCAGGAGAAGGAACGAACAGGGGAGACCTACACGCAGGTCTTCGACCGGACCCGCGCCGATCTGGAGTGGGCCGTGTCCCGCGCGACCGAGCTCGGTGTGAAGGCGCTCGTCGAACTGCACCACATGACGATCACCCCGTCGGCGTCGGCAGCCCTCCGGCTCGTCGACGGTCTCGACCCAGAGCACGTCGGGGTCATCCACGACCTCGGCAACCTCGTCATCGAGGGCCACGAAGACCACCTCGCGGCGTTCGAGCTCCTCGGTCCATACCTCGCACACGTGCACGTCAAGAACGCCCGCTGGGTCGACACCGGGGACACGCGCGCCGACGGCAGCTCGATCTGGCAGAACGAGTGGGCCCCGCTGCGCACCGGTCAGGCCTCCGTCTCCGAGTACTTCGCCGCCCTCGCCACCCACGGCTACGACGGCTGGGTCACCATCGAGGACTTCTCGACCGACCTGCCCCTCGAGACCCGCACCGCGGACAACCTGGCGTACCTCCGCTCGCTGGCCCCGGTGTCGGCATGA
- a CDS encoding mannitol dehydrogenase family protein, giving the protein MTDRRTGIVHVGVGAFARAHLAWYTQRADGAAWGITAFTGRSPDVADALTAQDCRYTLVTRAADGDTASVVDTIVAAHPGSDDAAFRAAIAAPETTLVTLTVTENGYRAGSDVPTRLVAGLDARRAAGAGRISLMSLDNLTHNGSVLRDAVLGAVDDDALRDWIGEHVTFPSSMVDRITPATTDADVEGLARLDGALPGDRVPVITEPFAEWVIEDRFDGIERPAWETAGARVVDDVTPYEQRKLWLLNGSHSLLAYLGLQLGHETVADAMDDPTCRAAVEQLWDEAALELPLPADEIAEARAALVDRFANPRIRHTLSQIASGGSEKLPVRVVDVLRHRLARDPSAGIGPGAATLIAAWWLHVTTQPALVNDPGAPGAGSDVHDVLAVIAPDLDTTPVVAAVTAAADRIRAGSARASEGVPA; this is encoded by the coding sequence ATGACCGACCGCCGCACGGGCATCGTGCACGTCGGGGTGGGGGCGTTCGCGCGCGCCCACCTCGCCTGGTACACCCAGCGGGCGGACGGCGCGGCGTGGGGGATCACGGCGTTCACCGGTCGATCGCCGGACGTCGCCGACGCGCTGACCGCGCAGGACTGCCGGTACACGCTCGTCACCCGGGCGGCGGACGGTGACACCGCGTCGGTGGTCGACACGATCGTCGCCGCGCACCCGGGCAGCGACGACGCGGCGTTCCGCGCTGCGATCGCCGCACCGGAGACGACGCTCGTCACGCTGACGGTCACGGAGAACGGCTACCGGGCGGGGTCTGACGTCCCGACCCGTCTCGTCGCCGGACTCGACGCCCGCCGGGCAGCCGGTGCCGGCCGCATCTCGCTGATGAGCCTCGACAACCTGACGCACAACGGGTCAGTGCTCCGGGACGCGGTCCTCGGCGCCGTGGACGACGATGCCCTCCGCGACTGGATCGGCGAGCACGTGACGTTCCCGAGCTCGATGGTGGACCGGATCACGCCGGCCACGACCGACGCCGACGTCGAGGGTCTCGCGCGGCTCGACGGGGCGCTGCCGGGTGACCGCGTTCCTGTCATCACCGAGCCGTTCGCCGAGTGGGTGATCGAGGACCGCTTCGACGGGATCGAGCGTCCCGCGTGGGAGACCGCCGGGGCGCGCGTCGTGGACGACGTCACGCCGTACGAGCAGCGGAAGCTCTGGCTGCTCAACGGCTCGCACTCCCTGCTCGCCTACCTCGGTCTGCAGCTCGGGCACGAGACCGTCGCCGACGCGATGGACGATCCGACCTGCCGTGCCGCCGTGGAGCAGCTCTGGGACGAGGCCGCGCTGGAGCTCCCGCTGCCGGCCGACGAGATCGCCGAGGCACGCGCCGCCCTCGTCGACCGGTTCGCCAACCCCCGCATCCGGCACACGCTGTCGCAGATCGCCTCCGGTGGCTCCGAGAAACTCCCGGTCCGCGTGGTCGACGTGCTCCGCCACCGCCTCGCCCGCGACCCGTCGGCCGGCATCGGGCCCGGCGCCGCGACGCTGATCGCCGCCTGGTGGTTGCACGTCACCACACAGCCGGCGCTCGTGAACGACCCGGGCGCTCCCGGTGCAGGCTCGGACGTGCACGACGTCCTCGCCGTGATCGCCCCCGACCTCGACACCACCCCCGTCGTCGCCGCGGTGACCGCCGCTGCCGACCGCATCCGCGCGGGCAGTGCCCGCGCATCCGAAGGAGTACCAGCATGA
- the manD gene encoding D-mannonate dehydratase ManD, protein MTTTDPATPVPGATDDRTAGATAGRPDTWASADRGQLIEKAEVIVTSPDRNFVTVKITTADGVTGLGDATLNGRELAVSAYLSEHVVPLLIGRDASRIEDAWQFLYRSSYWRRGPVTMAAIASVDMALWDIKAKVAGMPLYQLLGGASRTGLMAYGHASGKELPELFDSIREHQEEGYRSIRVQTGVPGLESIYGIASNKTTEGNAGVRYDFEPAQRGAFPAMEDWDTRAYLRHVPTVFEAVRNEFGPELPLLHDGHHRMTPLQAAKLGKSLEPYDLFWLEDCTPAENQEALKLVRQHTTTPLAIGEVFNTIWDFKDIIRDQLIDYVRGAVTHMGGVTPLKKTMDYAAMYQIKSGFHGPTDISPVGLAAQMHLGMAIHNFGIQEYMQHGPKTNQVFKQTFTFTDGYLHPGDEPGLGVSLDVDEAGKYPYEQAYLPFNRLADGTVHDW, encoded by the coding sequence ATGACCACCACCGACCCCGCGACGCCCGTCCCCGGTGCGACGGACGACCGAACCGCCGGTGCCACCGCAGGGCGCCCGGACACGTGGGCATCGGCCGATCGTGGCCAGCTCATCGAGAAGGCCGAGGTCATCGTCACGAGCCCGGACCGGAACTTCGTGACGGTGAAGATCACGACCGCGGACGGTGTGACCGGTCTCGGCGACGCGACCTTGAACGGTCGTGAGCTGGCCGTGTCCGCGTACCTGTCCGAGCACGTCGTGCCGCTGCTGATCGGCCGGGATGCCAGCCGCATCGAGGACGCCTGGCAGTTCCTCTACCGGTCCTCGTACTGGCGCAGGGGCCCCGTCACGATGGCCGCGATCGCGTCGGTCGACATGGCGCTGTGGGACATCAAGGCCAAGGTCGCCGGGATGCCGCTCTACCAGCTGCTGGGCGGTGCCTCCCGGACCGGGCTGATGGCGTACGGGCACGCCTCCGGCAAGGAACTCCCGGAACTGTTCGACTCGATCCGGGAACACCAGGAAGAGGGCTACCGCTCGATCCGCGTGCAGACCGGCGTCCCCGGGCTGGAGTCGATCTACGGCATCGCGTCGAACAAGACCACCGAGGGCAACGCGGGCGTCCGCTACGACTTCGAACCCGCCCAGCGCGGAGCGTTCCCCGCGATGGAGGACTGGGACACCCGCGCCTACCTCCGGCACGTGCCGACCGTGTTCGAAGCGGTCAGGAACGAGTTCGGTCCGGAACTGCCGCTGCTGCACGACGGGCACCACCGGATGACACCGCTGCAGGCCGCGAAGCTCGGCAAGTCCCTGGAACCGTACGACCTGTTCTGGCTCGAGGACTGCACCCCGGCGGAGAACCAGGAAGCGCTGAAGCTGGTCCGGCAGCACACCACCACGCCGCTGGCGATCGGTGAGGTGTTCAACACGATCTGGGACTTCAAGGACATCATCCGCGACCAGCTCATCGACTACGTCCGCGGTGCCGTGACGCACATGGGCGGCGTGACGCCGTTGAAGAAGACGATGGACTACGCGGCGATGTACCAGATCAAGTCCGGGTTCCACGGGCCGACCGACATCTCCCCGGTGGGCCTCGCGGCGCAGATGCACCTCGGGATGGCGATCCACAACTTCGGCATCCAGGAGTACATGCAGCACGGACCGAAGACGAACCAGGTCTTCAAGCAGACCTTCACCTTCACCGACGGGTACCTCCACCCCGGCGACGAGCCCGGCCTCGGGGTCTCGCTCGACGTCGACGAAGCGGGCAAGTACCCCTACGAACAGGCCTACCTGCCCTTCAACCGCCTCGCCGACGGCACCGTCCACGACTGGTGA
- a CDS encoding histidine kinase, whose translation MTSTIRRFRHLVAPAAGAVYLVLWIVAEAGRSGLADHVIVVSALAVAIGLANWMPATALGMIVVVPVLQALHLLHRPTDTTWPEYLAIAIVVGIVGAGRSDLLRYVALPVIAVASAAAAWAMAVPTEADPDVWAQWVGTAGGTRSDLVTITLAIIGVCGVGWAVGVAIGATWRIGLARVRVVEAQRQTAVTTTELRAEQERARIARDVHDSLAHSLAVVVSQAQGAAAISVRDEHAARALRDIAEVSRSALGDVRALVERIQGAGEDARHGLEDVPGLVADMRELGMDAVFEQHGDPRAVLPDVGGAVHRIVQESLTNVLKHQGRTASARVDLDWRGPGLGVVVTSTGAAPLVELDGSGSGVEGMRERARLADGWLRAGSGDADHEWVVTGWLPTVTAVAPAADLEAAR comes from the coding sequence ATGACCTCCACCATCCGTCGGTTCCGACACCTCGTGGCACCCGCTGCCGGTGCCGTGTACCTCGTGCTCTGGATCGTCGCCGAGGCCGGACGCTCGGGACTCGCCGACCACGTGATCGTCGTGTCGGCGTTGGCCGTGGCGATCGGCCTCGCGAACTGGATGCCCGCGACCGCCCTCGGGATGATCGTCGTCGTGCCGGTCCTGCAGGCGCTCCACCTGCTGCACCGGCCGACCGACACCACCTGGCCGGAGTACCTCGCGATCGCGATCGTCGTCGGGATCGTCGGCGCCGGACGGTCGGACCTGCTCCGCTACGTCGCGCTGCCGGTGATCGCCGTGGCGTCCGCGGCTGCCGCGTGGGCGATGGCCGTGCCGACGGAGGCCGACCCGGACGTGTGGGCGCAGTGGGTCGGGACGGCGGGCGGGACACGGTCGGACCTCGTCACGATCACGCTCGCGATCATCGGGGTGTGCGGTGTGGGGTGGGCCGTCGGCGTCGCGATCGGGGCGACCTGGCGCATCGGTCTGGCCCGGGTGCGGGTCGTCGAGGCGCAGCGGCAGACCGCGGTCACGACGACCGAGCTCCGCGCGGAGCAGGAGCGTGCACGGATCGCTCGTGACGTGCACGACTCGCTGGCGCACTCCCTCGCGGTCGTGGTGTCGCAGGCGCAGGGAGCAGCCGCAATCTCGGTGCGGGACGAGCACGCCGCACGGGCGCTGCGGGACATCGCCGAGGTGAGCCGGTCGGCGCTCGGGGACGTCCGCGCGCTCGTCGAGCGCATCCAGGGTGCAGGCGAGGACGCGCGCCACGGTCTCGAGGACGTGCCCGGGCTGGTCGCCGACATGCGGGAGCTCGGCATGGACGCCGTGTTCGAGCAACACGGTGATCCGCGCGCGGTGCTCCCGGACGTCGGGGGAGCAGTGCACCGGATCGTGCAGGAGAGCCTGACCAACGTGCTCAAGCACCAGGGGCGGACCGCGTCCGCTCGGGTCGACCTCGACTGGCGCGGACCGGGTCTCGGCGTCGTCGTGACGTCGACCGGTGCGGCGCCGCTCGTCGAGCTGGACGGATCCGGCTCTGGCGTCGAGGGCATGCGCGAACGTGCTCGCCTCGCCGACGGGTGGCTGCGTGCCGGGAGCGGCGACGCCGACCACGAGTGGGTCGTGACGGGGTGGCTGCCGACGGTCACCGCCGTGGCACCTGCTGCGGACCTCGAGGCGGCACGATGA
- a CDS encoding response regulator transcription factor has translation MTAIRVAVVDDQRLFASGMRMLVDAQDDMTCVGTAADGAEALELCAAERPDVLLLDLRMPVMNGIETLARLAASDAAASDTAASDAAASDTAASDRPRVIALTTIRRDDAVLAALRAGAAAFLTKDALPDVVTATIRDVHEGRPAPTEAEALDLLRAQGITVEANRRDEVLDALTAREREVFLLVAKGLSNAEIATSVFLSEATVKTHVRSVLMKLGLRNRIQVVITAHERGLVRA, from the coding sequence ATGACCGCCATCCGGGTCGCCGTCGTCGACGACCAGCGGCTCTTCGCCTCCGGCATGCGAATGCTCGTCGACGCGCAGGACGACATGACCTGCGTCGGGACGGCCGCCGACGGGGCCGAGGCGCTCGAACTCTGCGCCGCCGAACGCCCGGACGTCCTGCTGCTCGATCTCCGCATGCCGGTGATGAACGGCATCGAGACGCTCGCGCGCCTGGCGGCGAGCGACGCCGCGGCGAGCGACACTGCGGCGAGCGACGCCGCGGCGAGCGACACTGCGGCGAGCGACCGTCCGCGCGTGATCGCCCTCACGACCATCCGCCGCGACGACGCCGTCCTCGCCGCGCTCCGCGCCGGTGCCGCCGCGTTCCTGACGAAGGACGCGCTCCCCGACGTGGTGACCGCCACCATCCGGGACGTCCACGAGGGCCGACCGGCACCGACCGAGGCCGAGGCACTCGACCTGCTCCGCGCGCAGGGGATCACCGTCGAGGCGAACCGCCGCGACGAGGTCCTCGACGCCCTGACCGCCCGCGAGCGCGAGGTCTTCCTCCTCGTCGCGAAGGGTCTGAGCAACGCGGAGATCGCCACGAGCGTGTTCCTCAGCGAGGCCACCGTGAAGACCCACGTCCGCTCCGTGCTGATGAAGCTCGGCCTCCGGAACCGCATCCAGGTCGTCATCACCGCACACGAACGCGGCCTCGTCCGCGCCTAG
- a CDS encoding RbtT/DalT/CsbX family MFS transporter, with protein sequence MSDVNRDRSTTLTPPGGVTAPPTAPSNAAPNAAPTPPGPAREGLVARLGIPHQLRWGFLGVLVFMTGDGIESNFISPHIATALGSGGTDSAAMVIGIYGVAVLVASYFAGVLSELWGPRRVMTIGAAMWMVFQITFLAALPTGSVGLIALTYFLRGLGFPLFAFSFLCWVNHTVARERNATAVGWFYVVFTGGLPTLGSLIAIGTIPAFGGGQLGETWSMALSLVFVAAGWVIVRFGVHERTGLGRIAPREHSAARVIASGIEVCVKRPKVLLAVLIRLVNTAPEFGMFVIMPAIIGTELGWGQSKWLTMTVIVYAGNILFNAFFGALGDRIGWIRTVKWFGIGASAIGLLAWWYVPHLVPAGSEWGFWLATAAGTVFGIMLAGFTPMGAIVPAFAGEDRRGAAMAMYATAAGGATFLGNAVVSVVLPWGGAGGVVWTFVALYVAAFVVLSFLKVPSEAESAGH encoded by the coding sequence ATGTCGGACGTCAACCGTGACCGCAGCACCACGCTCACACCACCCGGTGGAGTGACCGCACCACCGACCGCACCATCGAACGCAGCACCGAACGCAGCACCAACGCCCCCAGGACCAGCCCGCGAAGGACTCGTCGCCCGCCTCGGCATCCCGCACCAGCTCCGCTGGGGGTTCCTCGGCGTGCTCGTCTTCATGACGGGTGACGGCATCGAGTCGAACTTCATCTCCCCGCACATCGCCACGGCGCTCGGCTCCGGCGGGACCGACAGCGCCGCGATGGTCATCGGGATCTACGGCGTCGCGGTCCTCGTCGCGTCGTACTTCGCCGGCGTCCTCTCCGAACTCTGGGGGCCGCGTCGGGTGATGACGATCGGCGCCGCGATGTGGATGGTCTTCCAGATCACGTTCCTCGCCGCGCTCCCTACCGGGTCGGTCGGACTGATCGCCCTGACGTACTTCCTCCGCGGACTCGGCTTCCCGCTGTTCGCGTTCTCGTTCCTCTGCTGGGTGAACCACACCGTCGCCCGCGAGCGGAACGCCACCGCCGTCGGCTGGTTCTACGTCGTGTTCACCGGCGGCCTGCCCACGCTCGGGTCGCTCATCGCGATCGGCACCATCCCCGCGTTCGGTGGCGGCCAGCTCGGCGAGACCTGGTCGATGGCGCTGTCGCTGGTCTTCGTCGCGGCGGGCTGGGTGATCGTCCGGTTCGGTGTGCACGAGCGCACCGGCCTCGGTCGCATCGCCCCGCGTGAGCACTCCGCCGCCCGGGTCATCGCCAGCGGCATCGAGGTCTGCGTCAAGCGCCCGAAGGTCCTCCTCGCGGTCCTCATCCGCCTCGTGAACACCGCGCCGGAGTTCGGCATGTTCGTGATCATGCCGGCGATCATCGGCACCGAGCTCGGCTGGGGACAGTCGAAGTGGCTGACCATGACCGTGATCGTCTATGCGGGCAACATCCTGTTCAACGCGTTCTTCGGCGCGCTCGGCGACCGCATCGGGTGGATCCGGACCGTGAAGTGGTTCGGCATCGGCGCCTCGGCGATCGGCCTGCTCGCCTGGTGGTACGTCCCGCACCTGGTGCCGGCCGGCTCCGAGTGGGGCTTCTGGCTCGCGACCGCAGCCGGCACGGTGTTCGGCATCATGCTCGCCGGCTTCACGCCGATGGGTGCGATCGTGCCGGCCTTCGCGGGCGAGGACCGCCGCGGCGCAGCGATGGCGATGTACGCCACCGCCGCGGGAGGCGCGACGTTCCTCGGCAACGCCGTCGTCAGCGTGGTCCTGCCGTGGGGCGGCGCCGGAGGCGTCGTCTGGACCTTCGTCGCGCTCTACGTGGCCGCGTTCGTGGTCCTCAGCTTCCTGAAGGTGCCGTCCGAGGCGGAGTCTGCCGGGCACTAG
- a CDS encoding 50S ribosomal protein L25/general stress protein Ctc — translation MADYTKLAAAVRTKFGKGAARKIRANDQIPAVVYGHGTEPQHITLPGHETMLLVRHANAIVDLDIEGAAQLALVKDVQRDPVRQVIEHIDLVVIRRGEKVTVSVPVVVEGESFSGTIHVQDESTLSLLVEATNIPEHVVVDVEGLEDGAQIRATDIELPEGAELETEGDTLVVSIVTPRGTADDDAADEAAAEAGAEAGAEGGSEPVESE, via the coding sequence ATGGCCGACTACACCAAGCTCGCAGCGGCAGTCCGCACCAAGTTCGGCAAGGGCGCTGCGCGCAAGATCCGTGCCAACGACCAGATCCCCGCGGTCGTCTACGGCCACGGCACCGAGCCGCAGCACATCACCCTCCCGGGCCACGAGACCATGCTGCTCGTCCGTCACGCCAACGCGATCGTCGACCTCGACATCGAGGGTGCTGCGCAGCTCGCCCTCGTCAAGGACGTCCAGCGTGACCCGGTGCGCCAGGTCATCGAGCACATCGACCTCGTGGTCATCCGCCGCGGCGAGAAGGTCACGGTCTCCGTGCCCGTCGTCGTCGAGGGCGAGTCCTTCTCCGGCACGATCCACGTCCAGGACGAGTCGACCCTGTCGCTCCTCGTCGAGGCGACCAACATCCCGGAGCACGTCGTCGTGGACGTCGAGGGCCTCGAGGACGGTGCGCAGATCCGTGCGACCGACATCGAGCTCCCCGAGGGCGCCGAGCTCGAGACCGAGGGTGACACCCTCGTCGTCTCGATCGTCACCCCGCGTGGCACCGCCGACGACGACGCCGCGGACGAGGCAGCTGCCGAGGCCGGCGCCGAAGCCGGTGCCGAGGGCGGCTCCGAGCCGGTCGAGTCCGAGTAA
- the pth gene encoding aminoacyl-tRNA hydrolase, with protein MTDRILVVVGLGNPGPGYAGNRHNVGQMVLDELAARMGATFKKHKTPNQVAEGRLVPGGPRLVLAKPGSFMNTSGGPVSSVLGFYSATPADLVVVHDELDLPFDTVRLKGNGGHGGHNGLRDIIKATGTNEFSRVRVGIGRPPGRQDPADYVLRDFSPTEKKTLPNLLADAADAVEAIADLGLLAAQQRVHAPS; from the coding sequence GTGACGGATCGCATCCTCGTCGTGGTCGGGCTCGGGAACCCCGGGCCTGGCTACGCGGGGAACCGTCACAACGTCGGCCAGATGGTCCTCGACGAACTCGCTGCCCGCATGGGCGCGACGTTCAAGAAGCACAAGACCCCGAACCAGGTCGCCGAGGGGCGTCTGGTGCCGGGTGGCCCCCGCCTGGTGCTCGCCAAGCCGGGGTCGTTCATGAACACCTCCGGCGGCCCCGTCTCGAGCGTGCTCGGGTTCTACAGCGCCACCCCCGCCGACCTCGTCGTCGTGCACGACGAGCTCGACCTGCCGTTCGACACCGTGCGGCTCAAGGGCAACGGCGGGCACGGCGGACACAACGGTCTCCGCGACATCATCAAGGCCACCGGCACGAACGAGTTCTCCCGGGTGCGTGTCGGCATCGGCCGCCCACCAGGTCGACAGGACCCCGCCGACTACGTGCTGCGCGACTTCTCGCCGACCGAGAAGAAGACGCTGCCGAACCTGCTCGCCGACGCCGCGGACGCGGTCGAGGCGATCGCGGACCTCGGCCTCCTCGCCGCCCAGCAGCGGGTGCACGCGCCGTCCTGA